A section of the Tepidanaerobacter syntrophicus genome encodes:
- a CDS encoding alanine racemase has product MEKKELQTPAILVDLDILENNIKKAQALCDAHDKELWPMIKTHKSTEIVKMQQEAGAAGFLCGTLDECEGLAKAGIKNIMYAYPVASPVNIQRVIELSKKCNFIIRIDNYDGAKMLNDAAEAAGVKVNYTIIIDSGLHRFGILPEKVLDFANSLKDFKALNFLGISTHPGHVYSASKQEDIPLYVKDEKNAVKTAADSLRAAGYELKLITSGSTPTFYDAVLDENINVFHPGNYVFMDNIQLSTNTAKESDCALFVYATVISHPSEELFICDAGAKCLGLDQGAHGNTAIKGYGHVKGHPELTVFSLSEEVGKLHVEGKTNLKVGDTIEIIPNHSCSTANLTSYLIGCRGQKVEKLIKVDMRGNSTTKGVKQE; this is encoded by the coding sequence ATGGAAAAGAAAGAACTTCAAACACCGGCTATACTAGTTGACCTGGATATTTTAGAAAACAATATTAAGAAGGCTCAAGCGCTGTGTGATGCACATGACAAAGAACTGTGGCCAATGATAAAGACCCACAAAAGCACAGAGATTGTAAAAATGCAGCAGGAAGCAGGAGCCGCCGGGTTTTTATGCGGCACACTAGATGAGTGTGAGGGACTTGCCAAGGCAGGTATCAAAAACATCATGTATGCATATCCTGTTGCAAGCCCTGTAAATATTCAAAGGGTTATTGAGCTTAGCAAAAAATGCAATTTCATTATAAGAATCGATAATTACGACGGGGCAAAGATGCTAAATGATGCGGCAGAGGCTGCGGGAGTTAAAGTAAATTATACGATTATAATTGACAGCGGATTGCATCGCTTTGGTATTTTGCCTGAAAAGGTATTAGATTTTGCAAACTCATTAAAGGATTTTAAGGCTCTAAACTTTTTAGGTATCTCAACCCATCCGGGCCATGTTTACTCCGCTTCAAAGCAGGAAGATATCCCACTTTATGTAAAAGATGAGAAAAATGCTGTAAAGACCGCAGCAGATTCCCTCAGAGCTGCAGGGTATGAGTTGAAACTTATAACCAGCGGATCCACACCTACTTTCTATGATGCAGTTTTAGATGAAAATATCAACGTTTTCCACCCCGGCAATTATGTATTTATGGATAATATCCAGCTTTCTACAAATACAGCAAAAGAATCAGATTGTGCGCTTTTTGTATATGCTACAGTTATTTCTCATCCTTCAGAAGAATTATTTATATGCGATGCAGGGGCCAAATGCCTCGGCCTTGACCAGGGTGCTCATGGAAATACTGCAATCAAAGGCTATGGACATGTAAAAGGGCATCCGGAGCTTACCGTTTTTAGTCTTTCAGAAGAGGTTGGCAAGCTTCATGTAGAAGGAAAAACAAATCTTAAAGTCGGCGATACGATTGAGATTATACCGAATCACAGCTGTTCTACCGCAAATCTTACCAGCTACCTTATAGGCTGCCGCGGTCAAAAAGTTGAAAAGCTTATTAAAGTTGATATGAGAGGAAATTCTACTACTAAGGGAGTAAAGCAAGAATAA
- the pruA gene encoding L-glutamate gamma-semialdehyde dehydrogenase, protein MFLQFENQKLIDFSLQENRKAMQEALNQVNAQMGRHYPAIIGGKKRDASKRIVSINPSNIDEVIGTCAKADSKMAQEAIDAASGAFESWKRVPPEERANYLFKAAEVMKERRFEFSAWIVMEAGKTWKEADADTAEAIDFLEFYGKQMLYYAKGMPVSKVPGEENECFYIPIGVGAVISPWNFPLAILTGTTVCGVVAGNTVVVKPASNTPVIAAKFAEIWQEIGLPDGVINFLPGPGDSVGDYLTSSPETGFINFTGSKDVGLRINKLAAEIVPGQKRIKRVVAELGGKNAIIVDKSANLDAAAEGIVTSAFGYQGQKCSACSRAIIHKDVYNEMLERIVAKAEKLKVGPAKDYESDMGPVIDEKALNKICRYIEIGKSEGKLILGGKALEGGGYFIEPTIFEGVKSDAVIAKEEIFGPVLAIMKAEDFDDALNIANDTDYGLSGSVYAADREKLNKAREDFNVGNLYFNRKCTGALVGGHPFGGFNMSGTDSKAGGADYLLHFMQAKAVSEKIM, encoded by the coding sequence TTGTTTTTACAATTTGAAAATCAAAAGTTGATTGATTTTAGCCTTCAAGAAAACAGAAAAGCTATGCAAGAGGCGCTAAATCAAGTCAACGCACAGATGGGCAGGCATTATCCGGCTATAATAGGGGGCAAAAAGCGGGATGCATCGAAAAGGATTGTTTCAATTAACCCCTCGAATATTGACGAAGTTATAGGAACGTGTGCAAAAGCGGACAGCAAAATGGCACAAGAGGCGATAGATGCTGCCTCCGGCGCCTTTGAGAGCTGGAAGCGTGTGCCGCCTGAGGAAAGGGCGAATTACCTTTTTAAAGCTGCAGAAGTTATGAAAGAAAGAAGATTTGAGTTTTCTGCATGGATAGTCATGGAAGCCGGGAAAACATGGAAAGAAGCAGATGCAGATACGGCAGAAGCCATTGATTTTTTGGAGTTTTACGGAAAACAAATGCTTTATTATGCAAAAGGGATGCCGGTAAGCAAAGTTCCGGGCGAAGAAAATGAATGTTTTTACATACCAATAGGTGTAGGCGCCGTTATTTCCCCCTGGAACTTTCCCCTTGCAATTTTAACAGGCACGACAGTTTGCGGGGTTGTGGCAGGCAACACCGTAGTCGTAAAACCCGCAAGCAATACCCCGGTAATTGCAGCAAAGTTTGCAGAAATTTGGCAGGAGATAGGTTTACCTGATGGCGTTATAAATTTTTTGCCGGGGCCGGGAGATTCAGTCGGAGATTATCTGACGTCAAGTCCCGAGACAGGCTTTATAAATTTCACCGGTTCAAAGGATGTGGGACTTAGAATAAATAAATTGGCGGCAGAAATAGTGCCGGGACAAAAACGGATAAAAAGAGTTGTTGCCGAGCTCGGCGGCAAGAACGCCATTATAGTAGACAAATCTGCCAATCTGGATGCTGCGGCAGAGGGTATTGTAACATCAGCCTTCGGATATCAAGGGCAGAAGTGCTCGGCATGCTCCAGAGCGATAATTCATAAAGATGTATATAATGAAATGTTAGAGCGTATTGTGGCAAAAGCCGAAAAGCTAAAAGTTGGACCTGCAAAAGATTATGAGTCAGACATGGGTCCTGTAATAGATGAAAAGGCGCTAAATAAGATTTGCCGCTATATTGAAATCGGAAAAAGCGAGGGAAAACTTATTCTCGGAGGAAAAGCCTTAGAAGGCGGCGGGTATTTTATTGAACCTACAATATTTGAAGGCGTTAAAAGTGATGCGGTCATTGCAAAAGAAGAGATATTCGGACCTGTGCTTGCGATAATGAAAGCCGAAGATTTTGATGATGCGTTAAATATTGCAAATGATACGGACTACGGTTTGAGCGGCTCTGTATATGCTGCCGATAGGGAAAAATTAAACAAGGCACGCGAGGATTTTAACGTGGGCAACCTTTATTTTAACCGCAAATGCACGGGAGCCTTAGTAGGAGGTCATCCTTTCGGAGGCTTTAACATGTCAGGCACCGATTCGAAAGCAGGAGGAGCAGACTACCTGCTGCATTTCATGCAGGCAAAAGCCGTTTCGGAAAAGATAATGTAG
- a CDS encoding helix-turn-helix domain-containing protein, whose translation MKKEPYEENTFYSRIKKFRKEKKMTIKELAEKANITSSMLSQIERGLANPSINTMKLIANALDVPLFKFFMEEEDDIRSQVVTPENRRRVYLPDSNGVIYELLTPDLAGTIEFCQLTLEPYMSTSDTPMGHEGEEVAIVISGTAELVLDDSKIIMEAGDSIRIPPHTNHKWYNPSEKPLVLIFAITPPSF comes from the coding sequence ATGAAGAAAGAACCCTATGAAGAAAATACTTTTTACAGCAGGATAAAAAAATTCAGAAAAGAAAAGAAGATGACGATAAAGGAACTTGCTGAAAAGGCAAACATTACATCATCTATGTTAAGCCAAATAGAAAGAGGGCTTGCAAATCCTTCTATAAATACGATGAAGCTTATTGCAAATGCTTTAGATGTGCCGCTTTTTAAGTTTTTCATGGAAGAAGAAGACGATATTAGAAGCCAGGTGGTTACTCCGGAAAACAGAAGGCGTGTATATCTGCCGGACTCTAATGGCGTAATTTATGAGCTCTTAACTCCTGATTTGGCGGGAACCATTGAATTTTGCCAGCTAACCCTAGAACCTTATATGTCTACCTCGGATACCCCTATGGGGCACGAAGGAGAAGAAGTGGCTATTGTAATATCAGGAACGGCAGAACTTGTCTTGGACGATTCTAAGATAATCATGGAGGCAGGGGATAGTATAAGAATCCCACCTCATACTAATCACAAATGGTATAATCCATCAGAGAAGCCATTAGTACTTATTTTTGCGATAACACCCCCCAGCTTTTGA